A window of Flavobacterium flavigenum contains these coding sequences:
- a CDS encoding isoaspartyl peptidase/L-asparaginase family protein, translating into MSNRRNFIKKATLGTIAVSSVLGFRGFAKNHGEETEQTLEFPLKKVKKPVVISTWNHGLPANQETWKQMKAGKSALDALEAGLKIPEADPTVRSVGYGGYPDREGKVTLDACIMDHNSNCGSVCFLQGIKHPISVAKRVLQNTPHVMLAGQGALQFALAEGFKEENLLTPESEKDWKKWLEDSKYKPVINIENHDTISMLMLDQEGNLSGGCTTSGAAWKMHGRVGDSPIIGAGLFLDNEVGAAAATGLGEAVIRTAGSAMVVELMRQGKSPYDACKEITERIYNKHKNHKDMEYLQVGFIALNKNGEYAGYSLRSGFNYAVSDDEKGHRMEDAKFKMSWDK; encoded by the coding sequence ATGTCAAACAGAAGAAATTTTATAAAAAAAGCAACCTTAGGCACAATAGCTGTAAGTTCTGTTTTAGGATTTAGAGGATTTGCAAAAAATCACGGAGAGGAGACTGAACAAACACTGGAATTTCCTTTAAAAAAAGTAAAAAAGCCAGTTGTGATTTCAACATGGAATCATGGTTTACCAGCCAATCAGGAAACCTGGAAACAAATGAAAGCCGGAAAATCAGCCTTAGATGCACTTGAAGCAGGTTTGAAAATTCCTGAAGCAGACCCGACTGTTCGTAGTGTTGGTTATGGAGGGTATCCCGATCGCGAAGGAAAAGTAACGCTGGATGCCTGTATTATGGACCACAACAGTAATTGTGGTTCGGTTTGTTTTCTTCAAGGAATTAAACACCCAATTTCTGTTGCAAAAAGAGTATTACAAAACACGCCTCACGTTATGTTAGCCGGACAAGGAGCATTACAATTTGCTTTAGCCGAAGGTTTTAAAGAAGAAAATTTACTGACTCCGGAATCTGAAAAAGACTGGAAAAAATGGCTGGAAGATTCTAAATACAAACCAGTTATTAATATAGAAAACCACGATACTATAAGCATGCTAATGTTAGACCAGGAAGGTAATCTTTCTGGCGGTTGTACCACGAGTGGTGCGGCCTGGAAAATGCACGGACGCGTCGGTGACTCCCCAATAATCGGCGCGGGCCTTTTCCTGGATAACGAAGTAGGTGCTGCAGCAGCAACTGGTTTGGGAGAAGCCGTGATCAGAACTGCCGGAAGCGCAATGGTTGTCGAATTAATGCGTCAGGGAAAATCACCTTACGATGCCTGTAAAGAAATTACAGAACGTATTTATAACAAACATAAAAACCACAAGGACATGGAATACCTGCAAGTTGGTTTTATTGCTTTGAATAAAAACGGGGAATATGCAGGTTACAGTTTGCGATCTGGTTTTAATTACGCTGTTTCTGATGATGAAAAAGGACACAGAATGGAAGATGCGAAATTTAAAATGTCGTGGGATAAATAG
- a CDS encoding beta-galactosidase, translated as MNKILFKLGILLIGLMPFFGTAQTKAFSISNGEFKQDGKIVKIHSGEMHYARIPKEYWRHRLQMLKAMGMNTVATYVFWNYHETAPGVWDFKSENRDLAEFLRIAKSEGLYVILRPGPYACGEWEFGGYPWWLQNNPDLVIRTNNKAFLEACKTYLEQLSAVVKGYFSNQGGPIIMVQVENEFGSYVSQRTDITSADHTAYKTAIYNTLKQTGFQEPFFTSDGTWLFEGGMVDGVLPTSNGESNIDNLKKEVDKFHKGQGPYMVAEFYSGWLDHWAEPFIKIGSEEIASQTKKYLDAGVSFNYYMVHGGTNFGFTSGANYNEEKDIQPDITSYDYDAPISEAGWTTPKFMAIREVMQKYSKTKLAPIPEKIPVTKYPNQLIKSSMDVLSWIKKEKAVVNDQPLTFEKLGQGHGYVLYRKRFTQPISGKLKIEGLRDFATVYINGVYAGELNRVFNNYELDVTIPFNANLEILVENMGRINYGAEIVHNTKGIISPIFINEFEISGGWEMYKMPMNEVPVLKNETIKSKRPVLYEATVNIDKPADTFLDMTNWGKGIVFVNGHNLGRYWKVGPQQTLYVPGCWLKKGENKFVVLEQFNENSKTELTFTDQPILEKLN; from the coding sequence ATGAATAAGATACTATTTAAGCTCGGGATATTATTGATTGGGTTGATGCCATTTTTTGGCACAGCACAAACCAAAGCGTTTTCTATATCTAATGGAGAATTTAAGCAAGACGGGAAAATTGTTAAAATACATTCAGGCGAAATGCACTATGCCCGTATTCCTAAAGAGTATTGGAGACATAGATTGCAAATGCTTAAAGCTATGGGAATGAATACTGTGGCAACTTATGTGTTTTGGAATTATCACGAAACAGCGCCTGGTGTATGGGATTTTAAATCAGAAAATAGAGATTTAGCTGAGTTTTTACGTATTGCCAAAAGTGAAGGATTGTATGTGATTCTTAGACCAGGCCCGTATGCCTGTGGTGAATGGGAATTTGGAGGATACCCCTGGTGGCTTCAAAATAATCCGGATTTAGTAATTCGTACCAATAACAAAGCATTTTTAGAAGCTTGTAAAACGTATTTGGAGCAGTTGTCTGCAGTGGTAAAAGGATATTTTTCTAATCAGGGAGGACCTATTATTATGGTTCAGGTTGAAAATGAATTTGGTTCTTATGTTTCTCAGAGAACAGATATTACATCTGCTGATCATACAGCATACAAAACTGCAATTTACAATACGCTTAAACAAACTGGGTTTCAAGAGCCTTTTTTTACTTCCGACGGTACTTGGCTGTTTGAAGGCGGAATGGTTGATGGCGTTTTGCCAACTTCAAATGGAGAATCAAATATCGATAATTTAAAGAAAGAGGTTGATAAATTCCATAAAGGACAGGGGCCTTATATGGTTGCAGAGTTTTATTCCGGCTGGTTAGATCATTGGGCAGAACCATTTATTAAAATTGGATCTGAGGAAATTGCAAGCCAGACTAAAAAGTATCTTGATGCAGGGGTTTCTTTCAATTATTATATGGTACATGGTGGTACTAATTTCGGATTTACTTCTGGAGCAAATTATAATGAAGAAAAGGATATTCAGCCTGATATTACAAGTTATGATTATGATGCACCAATTAGCGAAGCAGGGTGGACAACACCAAAATTCATGGCAATTCGTGAAGTAATGCAAAAGTATTCTAAAACGAAATTAGCACCGATTCCAGAGAAAATACCAGTTACAAAATATCCTAATCAGCTTATCAAATCTAGCATGGATGTTTTAAGCTGGATCAAAAAAGAAAAAGCTGTTGTAAACGATCAGCCATTAACATTTGAAAAATTAGGGCAGGGACATGGATATGTTTTGTATCGAAAAAGATTTACGCAGCCCATTTCAGGTAAATTAAAAATTGAGGGATTGAGAGACTTTGCAACAGTTTATATAAACGGAGTTTACGCGGGAGAATTGAATAGAGTTTTTAATAACTACGAGTTGGATGTTACTATTCCTTTTAACGCTAATTTAGAAATTCTGGTTGAAAACATGGGACGCATTAATTACGGTGCCGAAATAGTTCATAATACTAAGGGAATCATTAGTCCGATATTCATTAATGAATTTGAAATTAGTGGCGGATGGGAAATGTATAAAATGCCGATGAATGAAGTGCCGGTTCTTAAAAATGAAACGATAAAATCGAAACGACCAGTTTTATATGAAGCTACAGTAAACATAGATAAACCAGCCGATACTTTTCTTGATATGACAAATTGGGGAAAAGGAATTGTATTTGTTAACGGACACAATCTTGGACGCTACTGGAAAGTAGGGCCGCAACAAACGCTGTATGTACCAGGTTGTTGGTTGAAAAAAGGTGAAAATAAGTTTGTTGTATTGGAGCAGTTTAATGAAAATAGTAAAACAGAATTAACTTTTACAGATCAACCTATACTTGAAAAGCTAAATTGA
- a CDS encoding alpha-L-fucosidase translates to MKKGIFIIALLFSINMFSQAIYEDERYVPETDPLVLKNLYEWQGKKFGLLMHWGTYSQWGIVESWSICPEDYGWCERKKGSNPANYNQYIADYEGLRKTFNPVKFDPAKWAKAAKYAGMKYMVFTTKHHDGFNMYDTKYSDYKITSNDVPFHTNPKADVLKEIFNSFRGEGISTGAYFSKPDWHNENYWDPYFPPFDRNVNYDPALYPEKWQKYVDFTHNQILEILTNYGKVDILWLDGGWVRKRDQVNIKEYYDEKFTENEAKNGFIKHRVVDQDPKMDELVVKARQKQPGLIVVDRAVHGKNQNYLTPEGRVPAKTLPYPWESCIPAGGGWSYSPGAEYMTGRQGIHMLIDIVAKGGNLLLNVAPSPEGEWDKGAYDLLQAYGDWMKVNSTAIYNTKPIEPYKEENICFTQNKAGNVFAFYLAKEGEDKIPAEIIVKSISPKKGTKITMLGSKTSLKWTKEGNGFKVVIPENLRNNLPCKEAWTLKIEAI, encoded by the coding sequence ATGAAAAAAGGAATATTCATAATCGCTCTTTTGTTTTCGATAAATATGTTTTCACAGGCTATTTACGAAGATGAAAGATACGTGCCAGAAACAGATCCGTTGGTATTGAAAAACTTATACGAATGGCAAGGCAAAAAATTTGGTCTGCTAATGCACTGGGGTACTTACAGTCAATGGGGAATTGTAGAATCCTGGTCTATCTGCCCGGAAGATTATGGATGGTGTGAACGTAAAAAAGGGAGCAATCCTGCCAATTACAACCAATATATTGCAGATTATGAAGGTTTAAGAAAGACTTTTAATCCGGTGAAATTTGATCCTGCAAAATGGGCTAAAGCGGCTAAATATGCGGGAATGAAATACATGGTTTTTACCACCAAACACCATGACGGATTCAATATGTACGATACTAAATATTCTGATTATAAGATCACTAGTAATGACGTTCCTTTTCATACCAATCCAAAAGCAGATGTTTTAAAAGAAATTTTCAACTCTTTTAGAGGTGAAGGAATTTCAACTGGTGCTTATTTCTCAAAACCAGACTGGCATAACGAAAACTACTGGGATCCGTATTTTCCTCCATTCGACAGAAACGTAAATTACGATCCGGCTTTATATCCGGAAAAATGGCAGAAATATGTTGATTTTACGCATAACCAAATCTTAGAAATCTTAACCAACTACGGAAAAGTAGACATTCTTTGGTTAGATGGAGGATGGGTTCGTAAAAGAGACCAGGTAAACATCAAAGAATACTATGATGAGAAGTTTACAGAGAACGAAGCTAAAAATGGTTTCATCAAACACAGAGTAGTAGATCAGGATCCTAAAATGGATGAATTAGTGGTTAAAGCACGTCAGAAACAACCAGGCTTAATTGTAGTTGACAGAGCTGTTCACGGTAAAAACCAAAACTACTTAACTCCGGAAGGACGTGTTCCGGCTAAAACTTTGCCCTATCCTTGGGAATCTTGTATTCCTGCCGGCGGTGGATGGTCTTACTCTCCAGGTGCAGAATATATGACTGGAAGACAAGGTATCCATATGTTAATTGATATCGTAGCAAAAGGCGGAAACTTATTATTAAACGTGGCGCCAAGTCCGGAAGGAGAATGGGATAAAGGGGCTTATGATCTGTTACAAGCTTATGGAGACTGGATGAAAGTAAATAGCACAGCGATTTACAATACAAAACCAATCGAACCTTACAAAGAAGAAAATATCTGTTTTACACAAAATAAAGCAGGAAATGTATTTGCTTTTTATTTAGCTAAAGAAGGAGAAGATAAAATTCCGGCAGAAATTATTGTGAAATCAATCAGCCCTAAAAAAGGAACAAAAATTACCATGTTAGGTTCTAAAACTTCTTTAAAATGGACAAAAGAAGGAAACGGATTTAAAGTAGTTATTCCGGAAAACTTAAGAAATAATTTACCATGTAAAGAAGCCTGGACTTTAAAAATTGAAGCTATTTAA
- a CDS encoding glycoside hydrolase family 18 protein, producing MAIKSLFSVLIISVFFACSSLERKQNQPKEDFKIIGYVAGYENFDVTKIDAGKLTHLNYAFANIVDGNVQFELATDKAKIESVMALKKQNPGLKILYSIGGWVWSDQFSNIAAYAQSREKFAKSAVKLMKTYGFDGIDIDWEFPGQRAEDNVFRPSDKENFTLLLGELRKQLEMETKVDNKHYLVSIAAATDQEYINHTDLKKAHQYLDFINLMCYDFYNGWFYQTGHHANLFPSKEEKFGGNSISESVDKFLKAGVPAKKLILGIPFYGRKWEKVTPENNGLYQSALTGSAIVSSWEIAAELKSGKFQELYDDAAKASYLWNAQDNIFISYETPKEIALKTAFIKQKKLGGAMFWEYSLDNKQELLNKLYQSAGQTRQRN from the coding sequence ATGGCAATTAAATCCCTTTTTTCAGTCCTGATTATCAGTGTTTTTTTTGCTTGTTCTTCATTAGAAAGAAAACAAAATCAACCCAAAGAGGATTTTAAAATAATTGGATATGTTGCGGGCTATGAGAATTTTGATGTGACAAAAATTGATGCGGGCAAGCTGACTCATCTTAATTATGCTTTTGCCAATATTGTTGATGGTAATGTTCAGTTTGAACTGGCTACAGATAAAGCGAAAATAGAAAGCGTAATGGCGCTTAAAAAGCAAAATCCGGGTTTAAAAATATTGTATTCTATTGGCGGCTGGGTTTGGTCAGATCAATTTTCAAATATAGCTGCTTATGCGCAATCAAGAGAAAAATTTGCTAAAAGTGCTGTTAAACTAATGAAAACGTATGGTTTTGACGGAATTGATATCGATTGGGAATTTCCCGGGCAGCGCGCAGAGGATAATGTTTTCAGACCTTCAGACAAAGAAAATTTTACTTTACTATTAGGCGAATTGCGGAAACAATTAGAAATGGAAACTAAGGTAGATAATAAGCATTATTTAGTCTCTATTGCAGCAGCAACAGATCAGGAATATATCAATCATACTGATTTAAAAAAAGCACATCAATATCTTGATTTTATAAATCTGATGTGCTACGATTTTTATAACGGCTGGTTTTATCAAACAGGACATCATGCTAATTTATTTCCATCAAAAGAAGAAAAATTTGGAGGAAACAGTATTAGTGAGTCGGTAGATAAATTTTTAAAAGCAGGTGTGCCTGCCAAAAAGCTTATTTTAGGAATTCCTTTTTATGGAAGAAAGTGGGAAAAAGTAACGCCGGAAAATAATGGTTTATACCAGTCAGCCTTAACAGGAAGTGCTATTGTGTCATCATGGGAAATTGCAGCGGAATTAAAATCAGGAAAATTTCAGGAATTATATGATGACGCTGCAAAAGCATCCTATTTATGGAATGCTCAGGACAATATTTTTATTTCTTATGAAACTCCCAAAGAAATTGCTTTAAAGACAGCATTTATTAAACAGAAAAAATTAGGCGGGGCTATGTTTTGGGAATATAGCTTAGACAATAAACAGGAGTTATTAAACAAATTGTACCAAAGTGCAGGTCAAACAAGACAAAGAAATTAA
- a CDS encoding glycoside hydrolase family 20 protein, whose protein sequence is MKKLLFLLTLIISVFSAHAQKVYTESDIRIIPKPSQTFIKTGVFEFTKDTKFVVNGDFQKDAANALASKFEVAAGWKPETTTKVPASNFVQFKVDPNLKNEAYVLDVNPTSIVISAKGNVGFMYGLESVRQLLPEAIESKFAITSAKWEIPSLTITDEPRFKWRGLMLDLSRHFFDKNYVLATIDRLAMHKMNVLHLHLVDDQGWRIEIKKYPKLTEVGALRVDQESLSWNARLPVTADQKGTYGGFFTQDELREIVKYASTKGIEIIPEIEMPAHVSSAIAAYPELACFNQRIGVPSGGLWPITDIYCAGKESTFEFLQNVIDEVITIFPSKYIHIGGDEATKTNWAKCPHCQKRIKDEKLKDVNELQSYFVKRMEKYINSKGKKVIGWDEILEGGLAPDATVMSWRGMKGGIEAADQGHDVIMTPESPCYFNFYQGPQNEEPLAFDAYNPLSEVYKFDPVVSTMTPQEAAHVLGGQANLWAEHLALPKDSEYMIFPRLAALSETLWSPKEKRNWNDFTTRLFSLFKRYDYLGINYAKSAYLVTASSTADLGNKQIKVELKNEFPNPDIRYVLGDKSIDHHAVKYVAPIEIAATTVLKASLFQDDKPVGKTYTDTIVFHKGFAKKVKYLTPYNQSYKGDANTMVNTIRGSKNFHDGQWQAWLVNDMELVIDLEKIESIEQVKVGALESQGAGVNFPIQIKVLISTDGVNYTQVGKITRPYAVNAVPELKDFKINFQKQNARFVKVIAGNLKKSPKGESSWLFVDEILID, encoded by the coding sequence ATGAAAAAATTACTATTCCTATTAACGCTAATCATTTCAGTTTTCTCGGCTCATGCCCAGAAAGTTTACACAGAAAGTGATATTCGTATCATTCCGAAACCGAGTCAGACTTTTATTAAAACGGGTGTTTTTGAATTTACAAAAGATACCAAGTTTGTCGTAAACGGAGATTTTCAAAAAGATGCTGCAAATGCTTTGGCTTCTAAATTTGAAGTGGCCGCAGGATGGAAACCCGAAACAACAACTAAAGTGCCAGCAAGTAATTTTGTTCAGTTTAAAGTAGATCCGAATTTAAAAAACGAAGCTTACGTTTTGGATGTAAATCCGACAAGCATTGTGATTTCTGCGAAAGGAAATGTTGGTTTTATGTATGGTTTAGAAAGTGTTAGACAATTACTTCCTGAAGCTATTGAAAGTAAATTTGCTATTACTTCTGCAAAATGGGAAATTCCGAGTTTGACCATTACAGACGAACCTCGTTTTAAATGGAGAGGTTTAATGTTGGATTTATCGCGTCATTTCTTCGATAAAAATTATGTTCTGGCTACAATCGATCGTCTGGCAATGCACAAAATGAATGTGTTGCATTTGCATTTGGTTGATGACCAAGGTTGGAGAATTGAAATTAAAAAATATCCAAAATTAACAGAAGTTGGTGCGTTGAGAGTAGATCAGGAAAGCTTATCATGGAATGCAAGGCTTCCGGTTACAGCAGATCAAAAAGGAACGTACGGCGGATTCTTTACGCAAGATGAATTAAGAGAAATCGTAAAATATGCTTCAACAAAAGGAATCGAAATAATTCCAGAAATCGAAATGCCGGCACACGTAAGCAGTGCAATTGCAGCATATCCAGAATTGGCCTGTTTCAATCAGCGAATTGGTGTTCCATCAGGTGGGCTATGGCCGATAACGGATATTTATTGTGCAGGAAAAGAATCAACTTTTGAATTTTTGCAAAATGTAATTGATGAAGTAATCACGATTTTCCCTTCAAAATATATTCATATTGGTGGTGATGAAGCGACGAAAACCAATTGGGCAAAATGTCCGCATTGTCAGAAAAGAATCAAAGACGAGAAATTAAAAGATGTCAACGAATTACAAAGTTATTTTGTAAAACGTATGGAAAAATACATCAATTCAAAAGGTAAAAAAGTGATCGGTTGGGATGAAATCTTAGAAGGAGGTTTGGCTCCAGATGCAACTGTTATGAGCTGGAGAGGAATGAAAGGCGGCATCGAAGCAGCAGATCAAGGTCACGATGTAATTATGACTCCGGAATCTCCTTGTTATTTCAACTTCTACCAAGGTCCTCAAAACGAAGAACCTTTAGCTTTTGATGCTTACAATCCTTTAAGCGAAGTGTACAAATTTGATCCTGTAGTTTCAACCATGACACCTCAGGAAGCAGCACACGTTTTAGGTGGACAGGCAAATTTATGGGCAGAACATTTAGCATTACCAAAAGATTCTGAATACATGATTTTTCCAAGATTGGCTGCTTTATCAGAAACTTTATGGAGCCCGAAAGAGAAACGCAATTGGAATGATTTTACAACAAGATTATTCTCTTTATTCAAACGTTACGATTATTTAGGAATCAATTATGCGAAAAGTGCTTATTTGGTAACGGCTTCTTCTACAGCTGATTTAGGAAATAAACAAATCAAAGTCGAATTGAAAAATGAGTTTCCAAATCCAGACATTCGTTATGTTTTAGGCGATAAAAGTATCGATCACCACGCTGTAAAATATGTTGCTCCAATTGAAATAGCAGCAACTACTGTTTTAAAAGCTTCTTTATTTCAGGATGACAAACCAGTCGGAAAAACTTATACCGATACTATTGTTTTCCACAAAGGATTTGCTAAAAAAGTAAAATACTTAACGCCTTACAATCAGAGTTATAAAGGGGATGCCAATACAATGGTAAACACGATTAGAGGAAGTAAAAATTTCCATGACGGACAATGGCAGGCTTGGCTGGTTAACGATATGGAATTGGTAATCGACTTAGAAAAAATAGAAAGCATCGAACAGGTAAAAGTTGGAGCTTTAGAAAGTCAGGGCGCTGGGGTTAATTTCCCAATTCAAATTAAAGTCTTGATTTCTACAGATGGCGTTAATTACACTCAGGTGGGGAAAATTACTCGTCCTTATGCCGTAAATGCAGTTCCAGAATTAAAAGATTTCAAAATCAATTTCCAAAAACAAAATGCACGTTTTGTAAAAGTTATCGCAGGTAACTTAAAGAAAAGTCCAAAAGGAGAAAGCTCTTGGTTGTTTGTCGATGAAATTTTAATCGATTAA
- a CDS encoding GH92 family glycosyl hydrolase: protein MFSISKKIISKTACILYMLFFSILIFAQKEPADFVNPFIGTSNYGATFPGPIAPRGMASISPFNVAGKQNKLEKDSQWLSNPYVNENTFLTGFSQVNISGVGCPELGVLILMPTTGAVETNHLKYGSTYKNEVAKAAYYSVDIDKYNVKAEFTASKRVGVSKFTFPKGQSNVLLNLGLGLTNEEGAMVKVVSSTEIEGMRSVGSFCYNSPDDAYPVYFVAKFSKPADKFGVWKKPSKYQGTEAQWMTYNGETRMMDNTIKTVVGDSIGTYFTYKFDKQETVEVKIGISYVSIANARENLKKETGNKLFEAVYKDTYNEWNEELSKILVEGGSNDDNTIFYTALYHTLIHPNTLNDVNGEYPVIKRSKIAKTEGTRYTTFSLWDTYRNMHPLTSLVYPKQQSDMIKSMLEMYDENGWLPKWELNSTETFTMVGDPASIVIVDASLKGIQDFDFRKAYYAMLKGADQMENNPLRPGLKEYVEKGYVSTNYRGPVSTTLEYNTSDYAISLLAKALGEKEDYKRFTKRSLSYRKLYDKDLKLLRPRTANGKWYEPFDPESGANFQENVGFIEGNAWQYAFMVPHDIRGLIKLMGGDKPFSDQLQKVFDSKQFDMANEPDIAYPYLFNYIKGEEWKSQEMVKKLVAQYFKNEPKGLPGNDDTGTMSAWLVYAMMGIYPISPGDPIYTITAPMFHRVTIKLDPRYYKKESIVIERQINNDGKINSIELNGKTLNSFFISHDDFVNGTMLKVIQN, encoded by the coding sequence ATGTTTTCAATATCAAAAAAAATAATATCCAAAACAGCATGTATTTTGTATATGCTGTTTTTTAGCATCCTTATTTTTGCACAGAAAGAACCCGCAGATTTTGTCAATCCGTTTATTGGAACTTCCAACTACGGAGCCACTTTTCCAGGACCAATTGCACCAAGAGGAATGGCGAGTATAAGTCCGTTTAATGTTGCCGGAAAGCAAAATAAATTAGAGAAAGACAGTCAGTGGCTTTCGAATCCGTATGTAAACGAAAACACTTTTTTAACCGGATTTAGTCAGGTTAATATAAGCGGTGTCGGCTGTCCTGAATTAGGTGTTTTAATATTAATGCCAACAACGGGAGCTGTAGAAACCAATCATTTAAAATACGGTTCAACGTATAAAAATGAAGTGGCAAAAGCAGCATATTACAGTGTAGACATTGACAAATACAATGTAAAAGCAGAATTTACGGCATCAAAAAGAGTGGGTGTAAGCAAATTTACTTTTCCGAAAGGGCAATCGAATGTTTTACTAAATCTTGGTCTTGGTTTAACAAATGAAGAAGGCGCGATGGTAAAAGTGGTGTCTTCGACAGAAATTGAAGGAATGCGAAGTGTTGGATCATTTTGTTATAACAGTCCGGATGATGCGTACCCGGTTTATTTTGTGGCGAAATTTTCTAAACCCGCAGATAAGTTTGGTGTTTGGAAAAAGCCATCAAAATATCAAGGCACAGAAGCACAATGGATGACCTACAACGGAGAAACCAGAATGATGGATAATACCATTAAAACGGTTGTTGGCGACAGCATTGGAACTTATTTTACCTATAAGTTTGATAAACAGGAAACAGTTGAGGTGAAAATTGGAATATCATACGTAAGTATTGCAAATGCAAGAGAAAATTTAAAAAAAGAAACCGGAAACAAATTGTTTGAAGCTGTTTATAAAGATACTTACAACGAATGGAATGAAGAACTTTCGAAGATTTTAGTCGAAGGAGGATCAAATGACGACAATACTATTTTTTACACGGCATTGTACCATACTTTAATTCACCCAAATACTTTAAACGATGTCAATGGAGAATATCCGGTAATAAAAAGAAGCAAGATTGCTAAAACCGAAGGCACTCGTTATACCACTTTTTCATTATGGGATACCTATCGCAACATGCATCCGTTGACTTCTTTAGTGTATCCTAAGCAGCAATCGGATATGATAAAAAGCATGTTGGAAATGTATGATGAAAATGGCTGGCTGCCAAAATGGGAATTAAATTCAACTGAAACTTTTACCATGGTAGGAGATCCCGCAAGTATCGTGATAGTTGATGCCAGCTTAAAAGGAATTCAGGATTTTGATTTTCGCAAAGCCTACTATGCCATGTTAAAAGGTGCTGATCAAATGGAAAATAATCCACTGCGTCCGGGACTTAAAGAATATGTCGAAAAAGGATATGTATCAACAAATTATCGCGGTCCCGTTTCTACTACACTGGAATACAATACTTCAGATTATGCGATTTCACTTTTAGCGAAAGCTTTAGGCGAAAAAGAAGATTATAAGCGTTTTACAAAACGTTCATTATCCTACCGAAAATTATATGACAAGGATTTAAAATTACTCCGGCCAAGAACAGCTAACGGAAAATGGTATGAACCTTTTGATCCTGAATCAGGCGCTAATTTTCAGGAAAATGTTGGTTTCATTGAAGGAAATGCATGGCAATATGCTTTTATGGTACCGCATGATATTAGAGGATTAATCAAACTTATGGGTGGTGATAAACCTTTTTCAGATCAGCTGCAAAAGGTTTTTGACAGCAAACAATTTGATATGGCAAACGAGCCGGATATTGCGTATCCGTATTTATTCAATTATATAAAAGGAGAAGAATGGAAAAGTCAGGAAATGGTAAAAAAACTGGTTGCACAATATTTCAAAAATGAACCAAAAGGGTTACCCGGAAATGATGATACAGGAACAATGTCGGCCTGGTTGGTATATGCGATGATGGGAATTTACCCGATTTCTCCGGGAGATCCAATTTATACGATTACAGCGCCAATGTTTCATAGAGTGACAATTAAATTAGATCCAAGATATTATAAAAAAGAAAGCATTGTAATTGAAAGACAAATCAATAATGACGGAAAAATCAATTCGATTGAGCTAAACGGAAAAACACTTAACAGCTTTTTTATTTCGCACGATGATTTTGTGAATGGAACAATGCTAAAAGTGATTCAAAACTAA